In a single window of the Callithrix jacchus isolate 240 chromosome 1, calJac240_pri, whole genome shotgun sequence genome:
- the LOC144578183 gene encoding GRB2-associated-binding protein 4-like, whose amino-acid sequence MFDIKIRERTFYLVAETREDMNNTTPLLSSVLHLSHFPELSAPLPCHLSATPGEDLSFVPLLIHLWLFWHLLSGSLGNISTASYGPCSPAEISRSHQHLPEEREPTSKPPMSHHVPSTWPSASPQGCLCLHQQASQRAGHAR is encoded by the exons ATGTTTGACATCAAGATCAGAGAGCGTACCTTTTACCTGGTGGCTGAGACGAGAGAGGACATGAACAA CACGACGCCACTGCTGTCCTCAGTCCTCCACCTCTCCCACTTCCCTGAGCTCTCTGCACCTTTGCCCTGTCACCTCTCAGCCACCCCTGGGGAAGACCTCTCCTTCGTCCCTCTGCTGATCCATCTCTGGCTCTTCTGGCACCTGCTGTCTG GCTCCCTGGGAAACATTTCCACAGCCAGTTACGGCCCCTGTTCTCCAGCTGAGATCAGCCGCTCCCACCAGCACCTTCCCGAAGAACGAGAACCCACGTCTAAGCCCCCTATGTCTCACCATGTGCCGTCCACCTGGCCCAGCGCTTCACCTCAGGGGTGTCTCTGCTTGCACCAGCAGGCCAGCCAGAGAGCAGGACATGCAAGGTAG